A genomic window from Candidatus Kouleothrix ribensis includes:
- a CDS encoding N-acetylmuramoyl-L-alanine amidase — protein sequence MLHIAQGGYQSSIDYMRGAGVSSHFIISTAGGVAQLVDLDHSAWANGLHWVGERAQLPQGYPWLGPGWYCPHEHKVTPTWESITPGINPNLQTISIEHAGFTSKAVPAIQRAALIQLLRWLGRQYPELLPWVPGRTLIRHADIDPVDKAFCPGTGFDMATIADAANVPLPPAEAWQRVWARRGIDLPAHQIGWAIPQLYKYHFTELGACVESEHYLANGQVSVAVFEHGLIYFLKSTGRAYLGPSFVQPIGASDVA from the coding sequence GTGCTCCACATCGCCCAGGGCGGCTACCAATCCTCGATTGACTATATGCGCGGGGCGGGAGTCTCCTCGCACTTCATCATCAGCACCGCAGGGGGCGTTGCCCAGCTGGTCGATCTCGACCACTCGGCCTGGGCCAATGGGCTCCACTGGGTCGGCGAGCGGGCGCAGCTGCCGCAGGGCTATCCCTGGCTCGGCCCAGGGTGGTACTGCCCTCACGAGCACAAGGTCACCCCGACATGGGAGTCCATCACTCCAGGGATCAACCCGAACCTCCAGACGATCAGCATTGAGCATGCCGGCTTCACCAGCAAGGCTGTGCCTGCGATTCAGCGCGCTGCACTTATTCAACTGCTGCGCTGGCTTGGGCGGCAGTATCCCGAGCTGCTGCCGTGGGTGCCTGGCCGCACGCTCATTCGGCATGCGGATATCGATCCCGTGGACAAAGCGTTCTGCCCTGGCACGGGCTTTGACATGGCCACAATCGCCGATGCCGCCAATGTCCCGCTCCCTCCCGCCGAGGCCTGGCAACGCGTCTGGGCCAGGCGCGGGATTGACCTGCCGGCACACCAGATCGGATGGGCAATCCCTCAGCTCTACAAGTACCACTTCACCGAGCTGGGGGCCTGTGTGGAGTCCGAGCACTATCTCGCCAATGGGCAGGTCTCAGTCGCGGTCTTTGAGCATGGCCTGATCTACTTTTTGAAATCGACCGGGCGGGCCTACCTCGGGCCATCCTTTGTGCAACCCATAGGAGCGAGCGATGTGGCGTGA